From Leptospira yasudae:
GAAGCTTCTTAGAACTCCGTTGTAATAGTTTTCGGTTTCTCTTTCGGTGATGATGTTGTTTTTATAGATTCTGTGGCTCGCTTCGAGAGCTTCGATTCTGGTTTTCACGTCGTCTCTGACTTCGTTTTTCAGTTCTTCTTCTCTCAATGTCGCCTGACGCATTCCGATGTTCGCGTCTCTCACTCCGGCATAAATTCCTTTGTCCATGATCGGATAGACGAAGTTCATTTGTCCGGTCCATTCCTTGTATTTCGCGGTGGTGATCCCGTGATTGGAATCGGTGTAGTTTTCCTGCGGAGAAACGATGTTCTGCGCTTGGCTCGCGCCGGTTCCCGAAATCGTCAAGGTAGGAAGACGGTCGTTGTTTGCGTTCTTCAGAGCCGCTTCCGCGATTTCTTTTTGTTTGAGCGCGTTTAAGAAGTCCGCTCTATGTTTATAAGCATATTCTAAATCTTTTGTATATTCCGGTTTGTCCACGATCTCTTCCAGAAGATTGGTCTCTTCGGAGAGAGTGGTTCCGTCCGGAATCTTTAAGGAACGAACGAGCTTTCGTTTCGCTTCTTCCTTTTGAACCTGAGCGGTTTCCAATTGGTTTTCCGCTTGGGCAAGAAGCGCGTTCCACTGATTGACTTCGAAACTTTCGGAAAGTCCGAGGCCTTGTTTGCGAACGGTAAGATTGCGTATGTTCTTCGTATTTTCTACGAGCTGTTTGTAGGTTTTGACCGCTTGGGTTTTGATCGAGTAATCCCAGAAGTCGACGAGAGAATCCACGATTACGGAAGAAATTTGCTGAGATACTTGGTTCTTTGCGATCTCCGCTTGGGATTCTAAGATTTTTACTTCGTTTCTGCCTTTGTATCCGAATGCGTTTTTGAGCAAGTCCTGGCTGATCGTCGCTCTTACGAATCCCGTGTATAAAGGAGGAATTCCTAAAGCCGAGAAACCCGCAGGAGTGGTCGCCGCGTTTTCAAACGCGTTCGAGTCGAATCTTCTCGATCCGGCTTCTACCTTGAAATAGGTTCCGGTGGTTTGGAGGGTTTTTTCAATCCCGCCCTTGATCGTATCATCGGAGATCTTCGTTCCTGAGAGGAGGTTCGCTTGGTTAAAAGGAAGAATGTTCTGGCTCGCTCTTCCGTCCGCTACCAATCTCCAAGAATATTTGGAATCGTTTTTCAGAAAGTTCGTATCGGATTTCGCCAATTCGTAACGAAGATTCTGCAAGCTATAATTGCTTTCGAGCGCGCGCTTTACGGTTTCTTCCGTGGAAAGTCTGAGCGTCGTGTTCGTTGCGGTACCTTCCGCATACAACGAAGAAGAAAGGAGGACGAAAGTTCCCAAAAGAATTCGAGACCAATCTTGAATCTTTAAAATTCTCTGTTTCAAATTTAACCCTTTGTGTTCCACTCCGAACCTCCTTTCGTTCTGAACCCTTGTAAGATAGACCCTGGTTACCCCAGAGCCTTCTTCATTTTTTCTCCAACTTCCGCGATCGATTGGCAAACTTGAATGCCCGCTTCCTGCATCGCTTTCATTTTGGAGGTCGCCGTTCCTAAACCGCCGCTGATGATCGCACCTGCGTGTCCCATTCTTTTGCCGGGAGGCGCGGTTTGACCGGCGATAAAGCCGACTACCGGTTTTTTTACGTGATTTTTGATGTATTCCGCCGCTTCTTCTTCCGAAGTTCCGCCGATTTCACCGATCATCACGATTCCTTTTGTTTCAGGATCTTCGTTTAACAATTTGATCGCTTCGGTGTGGTTCATACCGGGAACGGGGTCTCCTCCGATTCCGATACAAGTGGATTGTCCCAGACCTTGTTTCGTGATCTGAGCCACCGATTCGTAAGTCAAGGTTCCGGAACGGGAAACGATTCCCACCGACCCTGGACTGTGGATAAAGCCCGGCATAATTCCGAGTTTTTGTTTCGCGCGGGGAGTGATCACTCCGGGGCAGTTCGGTCCTACCAGTCTTGTTTTAGAATTTCTTAATATGCTGTAAACTTTCAGCATATCGTGAGTCGGAATTCCTTCTGTGATGCAAATTACGAGAGGAAGTTCCGCGAGAATTCCTTCGATGATCGCGTCCGCCGCAAAAGCGGGGGGAACGAAAATTACGGCTGCGTTTACGCCTTCGTTTTTTACGGAATCGTGGATCGTGTTAAAAACGGGAACTTTATCTTCCCATTTGCTTCCGCCTTTTCCGGGAGTCACTCCGGCGACAACCTTTGTGCCGTAAGCGAGCATTTGTGTCGCGTGGAAAGAACCTTCCTTACCGGTGATCCCTTGCACTACGACTTTTGTGTTTTCGTCTACTAATACTGCCATGTATGTTCTCTCTTATTGAATGAGTTTGGCAATCGTGCTTGCCGCTTCGCGGAGATCGTCGACTCCGGTGATTTTCAGTCCGCTTTTGTTGAGGACTTCTCTTCCGAGTTCCGAGTTGGTTCCTTGGAGACGAACCACGAGAGGAACTTTCAAATCCACGGCTTTAGCCGCTTCGATGATTCCTTCCGCAACCATGTCGCAACGAACGATCCCGCCGAAGATGTTTACGAAGATTCCTTTTACGTTCGGATCACCGAGGATGATTTTGAATCCGTTGGTTACGGTGGTTTTACTTGCCCCGCCTCCTACGTCCAAAAAGTTCGCAGGTTCCGCGCCCGCGAGTTTCACGATGTCCATAGTCGCCATTGCGAGACCCGCTCCGTTGACCATACAACCGATGTTGCCGTCTAACTTGACGTAGTTGAGGTTGAATTCGGAAGCTTGAACTTCGAGAGGATCTTCTTCCGTAATGTCGCGAAACGCAGCATTATCAGGATGACGATAAAGAGCGTTTTCATCCAGGTCGATCTTGCAATCTCCCGCGATGATTTCATTCTGTTTCGTAAGAATGAGAGGATTGATTTCTAAAAGAGAAGCGTCTTCTTTGATATAAGCTTCGTAGATCGCAAAAAGAAGACTTTGAAACGACTTATGGGATTCGATCGGAAGTCCGAGTTCGAACGCAAGTTGTCTCGCTTGATTGAGTTGAAGTCCGATTCCCGGATCAACTGCGATTTTCAGGATTTTCTCAGGGTGTGTTTCCGCTACTTCTTCGATTTCCATCCCGCCTTCGGTGGAAGCCATGATGATGGTTTTGCGGATGGAACGATCGAGGAGGATACTTAGATAATATTCCTTTGCGATATCGATTCCCTGTTCCAGATACACTTTCAGGACTTTTTTTCCTTCGGGTCCGGTTTGGGGAGTGATGAGCTGCATTCCGAGAATTTTGTCGATTGCGGCAAGAGCGTCGTCTTTGGTTTTGGTCACCTTAACACCGCCGCCTTTTCCACGCCCGCCGGCGTGAATCTGCGCTTTTACAACTACTACGGAACCTTCGGTTGCGTATGTGACTTCGTCGTGGGCTTTGGATCCGTTTTCTTTATTATCGATTACGACTCCAAAAGGAACGTTGGCTTTGTGCCTTCTCAGGATTTCTTTTGCCTGATACTCGTGAATTTTCATGAATTAACCTTCATTGAACTTAGTTCAGTGCTTTTAGTAGGAGGTACAGTTTACTCAAAATTTATAATGTTTTCGGTAGGAACTTTGGTGTCAGTAAAAAATTCAAAGGATTGGCGAAGGGTTTCCGGGAAGTTTTGGGACCGAAGGATTCGCAAGGAATTGAGCGGCGGTTGGGATTCTGAGAGCGGAGAAGGGAGGATTGAGGTCGGGTTCACGGGTTACAGAAGATGGGTGTGAACGAGTTGGGTCTGGGCGGGACAGGGATGTTTCTACGACAGTCGTAGAAATTAGCAAGGAAGCTTGAGTTGTCTAACGGTCGGTCGATGTCTGGGAGTGGGCGTGTGCAGTTATGCGACAGTCGCCTTTTTTGGGGTGGTTGTTTCTGCGACAGTCAACTATGGAGGAAGAGCGACGATTCGGTTGTGGTTGTTTTAAAACCGTTCTAGAGTAGTGGGTTTTGGATCGAGAGATTTGCGGTGTAAGAATGAAAGGCCGGTGTTCCGTCCAAGGGTAGGGTCAATGAGCGGATTTGCCGGAACTCCCCTGAAGTTTTGTCGAGTCTTCGAGATTTCGAGGAATGATGGGCGACAGTCGTATATCGCGGATCTGAATCTATAATTTCGGAGGAGTTCCAACATTTAAGCATTGGAAAGAGAGATTGTGGGAACTCTTACAAACTCTTTAAAATTTCACGGATAATTTCGCCGGGGTCGGTTTCGGGAGAATTCTTCAGGACTTTATCGACTTCTTTGCTCGCGGACTTTTCTTCGAAACCGAGTTGAACCAAACCGAGAATCGCGATTTCCCTTTTTCTTGCAACGGCCGCTTCTTCCGGAGTTGGAGCGGAAGCGGACAGTGAAATCGAAAGTTCTTTCGTGGTTCCGGAAAGGAAGAGTTCTAACTTTTTTAAGTTTTGTTTTACCTCAAAGAAGATTTTCTCCGAAGTCTTGCCTTTCACTTTCGGAATTTTTTCAAGCTCTTTCGCTTCCCCGGACTGGGCGATCCGGTAGAGATCTTCCGCGGAGAAAAAGGAAAGAATTTTGAGCGCCGTTAATTCTCCGATTCCTTGTAGGCCTTTGATGACTTTAAAGAATTCTTTATCTTGTTCGTTCAAAAATCCGAAGAGTCTTTGTCCTCGTTCGCTCATCGCGTGAAAAATGTGGAGGCGAACGTCTTTTGAGGAAGGTAGGCTTTTGAGTTCGAGATAGGTTTTGAATGAGATCGTTACTTCGTATGTTACTCCGCCGGTTTCGATGTGTGCGAAGCCGACTTCTAATTTTTTGAGAATTCCATTTAAACCGGAGATCATCGTTCCATCCAAGGTTCAAAAGGCGAAGAGTAAAGTGAATTTTGTCGGAGTTCCGACGATCCTTCCTAAAACGTGCACGCCCCACCCAGATTGGGTGGAGGAGGAGAGGTGGCGGGGAAGAATCGGAAAATTTCCCTTAGCACAGAATCTTCTTTGCTTCAACGAAATTTTTATAACGATTCTTTGTCGGAACTCCCACAAAACTTCTCGATAAATCCTTTCCCATTATAGATCGATGATTTCTCCGATGGTCCAGACCTTGAGCGGAGGAGCGGTCCCGTTCTTTTCGGAATGTAGTTTTTTCAAAAAAAGCGGAGCTTCGGAGGGAAGATCATCCCCGAGCATAAAAGTTCCCCAGTGCATCGGTAGTAGAAGTGAAGAGCGTAGAATTCCGCTTACATCCAGTGCCTCTTTGGGGCCGATATGCGCCGGTTCCATAAACCATCTAGGTTTGAATGCTCCGATCGGTAAAATCGTTGCGGAAAATCCTTGTGGAAATTTCTTTCCTATTTCGGAGAAGTGATTCGAAAAGCCGGTATCGCCGCCGAAGTATATTCGAATATTCTCTAATTCGAATGCATAGCTTCCCCAGTGATACTGGTTCATATCCGTGAGGCCCATTCTGCTCCAATGTTTTGCGGGAAGAAAATGAATCTTCGTACCGGCGTATTCCGTCGTGTTCCACCATTCCTGAATGATCGAATTTTCGAAACCTTCGTCTTTTGCAAATTCACCCATCCCGGAAGGTAGATGAATAGTCGCTTCGGGAAATAATTTCTGGATTCGTTTAATGGAATCGATATCGAGATGATCTCTATGAGCGTGGCTGACTGCAACGATATCGATTCCCGGTAAATCCTCGGGTTGAATTGGAAGCGGGGTCAAACGCGTAAGAAAAGGGGGAATCCCGGTAAATATCGGATCGGTAAGAATGTGCATTCTCTTTCCATGAAAGTTTGCGGCGATCCAAACGGTCGCATGGCCGAGCCAAATGATTCTTACCTTTCCTTCGGGTGCGAGAAAATCTTCCTTCTTTCTCGGAATCACATCCGGAATTTTTTGGACGTTTCCGTCTACCGTTACCGGATCGACAGGGCCGAAAATTTTCCAACGGAGAACGGAGAAGAAGCTTTTGTTTAGTCTTTCATCTTCCTCTATATTATGATATTTTCCGTTTTGAAAGTGAGAAGAACGGACACGTTCCGGATCGATCGCAAAACAAGTTTGTAAAAGAAGGGCTACGCATACGAAGAACAAAAAAACGAATAAAAGCTTTTTCATAAGTTGTAACGAATCGTTCGATCCAGGGTTTTTTTCCAGGTTCCGCAATCCGCTTGCGTTCTGCGATTCTTCTTTTGAAAAAAACGGCGCCGGAGCAGAGATTTACGTAGGTCGCCTAAACATCCGCAAAGATTTGGTGCTTTTCGATTCGCCCTATTTAATATCTACGACGTTCGTATAAATGCAGTGTTGCGTAAGATCCGCATTCACGGAAATCTACGACATGCGCATAAAACCAAATGAACCGTTAGAATCAGCTCAATCCGAAAATATCTACGACGTTCGCATAAACGCAGTGTAGCGTAAGATCCGCATTCACGGAAATCTACGACATGCGCATAAAACCAAATGAACCGTTAGAATCAGCTCAATCCGAAAATATCTACGACGTTCGCATAAACGCAATAAACCGTCCAGACCCACCGAACCCAAAAATATCTACGACATTCGTGAATTTCTAATCCCGGATCGGAATCGGAAAAAATAAAACGTTGTATTCTACACATACGAACGCAGAAAATCGTTTTCATCCATTAGCCGGAAACGAGGTGAATTCCTTGGGACAATCGAAATCTGCGAACAAGACAAAGGGAACTCAAAAAGAATTATCCACGCCTGAACAAGAAGAGTTGATCCGAACGTTGAAGGATCGGTTTGAAAAAAACGGGAAACGTCATAGAGGAATACTCTGGGCGGATGTTCAGAAACGACTGGAAGCGAACTCCAAAAAACTCTGGTCGCTCCGGGAAATGGAACGAACCGGCGGTGAACCGGACGTCATCGATTTTGATAAAAAGACCGGCGAATATATCTTCTATGATTGTGCGGCGGAAAGTCCGAAGGGTCGCAGAAGCGTTTGTTACGATCGCGAGGCATTGAACTCCAGAAAAGAGTATAAACCCGCTGACAGCGCGATCGATATGGCATCCTCTATGGGCATTGAATTGTTAAACGAACAACAATATCGGGAGTTGCAAGCGCTGGGAGAATTCGATACGAAAACTTCCAGCTGGGTGCAGACTCCTCCTTCGATTCGAAAGCTGGGTGGCGCATTGTTTTGTGATCGGCGTTACGACACCGTATTTCTCTATCACAACGGAGCCGAATCGTATTATGCCGCCCGAGGTTTTCGCGGTTTGCTTCGTATTTAAGTTTGCGAGATGGATTTTACCTCCGATCTCTCCTTTAATTCCGCAAAACGGTGCGTACATTCCGACATCTTATGCCGGATCTATTTTTCTATTTCCTTAATCTTTTTCGATGATATGCTTTTATGATTTGAGAAGAATTTTTTCGATCTCGAAAAGGAGAAGCCAAGTGAAACTTATATCTCTTCTAAGGATCTTCCTCTTTGCTTTTGTTTTGGCGTTTTGGTCTTGTTCCAATTACGGTCTCGATCAAGACAAACAAAAGAAGGATGAAGACAAAAAGAAATGTCAAACGGCGGTGGCCGCATATTTATCGTGCACGTCTTCCAATCCCGCCCTGGGCGCATGTGATTCCCTGTATCTTGGGGTTCTCGGCGTTTGCGGAGGTGGTGGATATGGGGGCGGCGGTTCCGGCGGTGGAGGAGGGGGTTACTGAATTTTCCGTTCAGCACGTAAGAATATTATAAAATAAGAATTTAATTTCGGGTACGACTTATTTCGTGATCGAAACGATTTTTATCTTTCTGTTCGACATTTCAAGGCGACTCAGGCACAATTATGTTGCCTGAATCGTCTCGCTTCTAAATTCTTTGTTAGCTTGCGCAACAAGCAAAAGAAACAATCGATGTTCCTCTTTTAAAATCTCCGTTTGTGGATAGGTTGTCCCACAAGGGATCGGAAAGGCCGAGAAATTTGCGTGTCTAACTTCGGTTTCTATCTTTTGCAGCGTGCTAGTTCTTTAAGAGGTTACGGAGCGCATCGATTACGATTTGCACTTATCATCTCTTACGGAGACCCAGTCGTATCGAGGAGTCATTTTTCGATTCTTTCCGGGAACATTTCCATTGCAGAAAATCCCGAGCTTTTTCACAAAGGAAGAAACACATCGTGAAATCGTAAAATGTCTCATCCTCCTCGAAGAAATCTTCCCGAAAAAACGAATCGAACGATCGCCCTTTTGTTAAGCGCATTCTTTCTGACGTTGTATTTTTGGAATCCGATTTTCAATCGGATAGACGGCTCTTGGTTTTCTATTTCAAATCCGTCGGCGGCGACGCTTTCTTTTGCGGTCGAAACATACGAATCGATTTTTATCGCGACGATTCTCCTTCTTTTTTCCGCGATTTTTTCTTATACGCAGTGGGCGCTGATTCACGAATGTGTTCACGGGAATTTTTCGAACTCGCGGGATGAGAGTCATCTTGCAGGCAGAATTCTTTGCATTCTTTTCGGGACTCCCTATCAGGTCGTAAAAACCGCCCATCTCATGCATCATAAATTCAACCGCGCGGAAGGGGAACGAATCGAATATTTGGAAAACAACAAAACGCCGATTCGGATTCAGAAATTCTTATACTACGTTCGGCTGTGTTTAGGAACGTATTTTCTGGAGGCGGCGGGCGGGTTTCTTCTTTCTCTTCCCTTGTCTTGGAGCGTGCCGATTTCCGGAAAATATATTTCCAAATTTCCGGTTCATGCTGCGTTCTTCAAGCAGATCCAAAAACGGGAAATCGTGCGCGAACTTAGAATCGATTCGTTCTTGATTCTTCTTTTATACGGTAGCGCGTTTTATTTTGCGGGTCCGCAGATCGGATTTTTGATCGCGGTTTTTTTCCTTCGAGGTTTTATCGTTTCCTTTTTGGATCACTCGTATCACTACGGCAAGGAAATCGATAACGTATATTCTTCGTATAACCTTTCTCTTCCGAAATCGGTTTCGTTTCTTTTTCTCAACTTCAACTATCATAGGGTGCATCATCATTTTCCCGGTTGTCCTTGGAACAGGCTTCCGGTTCAATTCGCGAATTCGAATGATACGATGGATTCTCCCCTTTGGAAACAAGCTCTGCGTCAACTGCGAGGGCTTTTGATTCTTCCCGAAAAATCTCAAAACCTCTGACTCAATTTGATTGTCAAAAGGGGGTTTTTCTACATTCTGTCGCTTAATGTCCTATAATCATAAGAACGTCCTCGACACGGAACAATTCTCGAAAGCGGATCTTGATTTTCTCATCGGAAAAACGAGAGACATGGAACGATTGGTCGAACAGAACAAAGCGTTCGGAATCCTAACCGGAAAACTTTTGGCTTCGTTGTTCTTTGAAGCTTCGACAAGAACCAGACTTTCCTTTGAGGCGGCGATGGAACGTCTCGGAGGAAGAGTGATTTCCACCGTGGGCTTTCAGTTCTCCTCGATCTCGAAAGGGGAAACGTTGTATGACACCATGAAGATGATCGAAGCTTACGCGGACATCGCGGTGATCCGTCACCCGGTAGAAGGTTCTTCCCGAATCGCGGCGGGCGCGGTGAAGATTCCGGTCATCAACGCGGGAGACGGCGCGGGGCAACACCCGACGCAGGCCATTCTCGATCTTTATACAATCATCTCCGAAAAAGGAACGTTAGACGGTTTGACCGTCGCGTTTATCGGAGATCTGAAATACGGAAGAACGATTCATTCGCTTATCAATTTACTCAGACATTATAAGGTTCGCCTGTATCTGATTTCTCCTCCCGAACTCGCGTTACCCGATTCTTACAAAAAAGGTTTGGAAGGATATCCTCTGACTCTCGAAGAGACGACCGATATCAAAGCGGTTTGGGATTGCGACGTCGCTTACGTTACGAGAATTCAGGAAGAACGTTTTCCGGATCACAAAGAATACGAACGTCTCAAGGATCTTTTTAAGATCAACAAGGAGTTGATTCTCGCTTCGAAGAAGGAGACGACCATTCTTCATCCTCTTCCGAGAGTGAACGAACTTTCCACGGATGTCGACGATCTTCCGAACGCGGCGTATTTCAGACAGGCGAGATACGGAGTCGTGAGCAGGATGGCTCTTCTTTGTCTTTCCTTAGGTCAGGATTTCTAATCGTCTTTGGAACGGAAACTCTGGACATACGAAGAGGCTCGTAAAATTCTACCCGTAATCAGGGAGATTACGGAGGAATATTATTCTCACGTATCGGAACTGACGGTTCAACTTCGGGAGCAGATTCTTCCCGAAAACGAAATGGAAAAAAAAGAGGAAGACGTTCGGATTTCGATCTTCGAATGGTCTTCCAAAATTCAGGAATACGGAATCGAAGTCAAAGGACTTTGGCTCATCGATTTCGATAACGGACACGGATATTATTGCTGGCACCTCGGTGAAGAGGATCTTCTTTACGAACACGGTTATGAGGAAGGTTTTGCCGGAAGAAAACTAATCGATAAGGATATGGAAGATGGCGAACATCAATGAGAATTATTTAAAATTAAAAGCGGGATATTTATTTCCCGAAATTTCGAAACGAGTAAAGGCTTATTCCGAAAAAAATCCTTCCGCAAAAATCATCCGCTTGGGAATCGGAGACGTGACTCTTCCGATCGTTCCTTCGGTCGTAAACGCGATGGTCGAAGCTTCCAAAGAGATGGGTACGCAGGGAG
This genomic window contains:
- a CDS encoding fatty acid desaturase family protein; this encodes MSHPPRRNLPEKTNRTIALLLSAFFLTLYFWNPIFNRIDGSWFSISNPSAATLSFAVETYESIFIATILLLFSAIFSYTQWALIHECVHGNFSNSRDESHLAGRILCILFGTPYQVVKTAHLMHHKFNRAEGERIEYLENNKTPIRIQKFLYYVRLCLGTYFLEAAGGFLLSLPLSWSVPISGKYISKFPVHAAFFKQIQKREIVRELRIDSFLILLLYGSAFYFAGPQIGFLIAVFFLRGFIVSFLDHSYHYGKEIDNVYSSYNLSLPKSVSFLFLNFNYHRVHHHFPGCPWNRLPVQFANSNDTMDSPLWKQALRQLRGLLILPEKSQNL
- a CDS encoding MBL fold metallo-hydrolase codes for the protein MKKLLFVFLFFVCVALLLQTCFAIDPERVRSSHFQNGKYHNIEEDERLNKSFFSVLRWKIFGPVDPVTVDGNVQKIPDVIPRKKEDFLAPEGKVRIIWLGHATVWIAANFHGKRMHILTDPIFTGIPPFLTRLTPLPIQPEDLPGIDIVAVSHAHRDHLDIDSIKRIQKLFPEATIHLPSGMGEFAKDEGFENSIIQEWWNTTEYAGTKIHFLPAKHWSRMGLTDMNQYHWGSYAFELENIRIYFGGDTGFSNHFSEIGKKFPQGFSATILPIGAFKPRWFMEPAHIGPKEALDVSGILRSSLLLPMHWGTFMLGDDLPSEAPLFLKKLHSEKNGTAPPLKVWTIGEIIDL
- the sucD gene encoding succinate--CoA ligase subunit alpha encodes the protein MAVLVDENTKVVVQGITGKEGSFHATQMLAYGTKVVAGVTPGKGGSKWEDKVPVFNTIHDSVKNEGVNAAVIFVPPAFAADAIIEGILAELPLVICITEGIPTHDMLKVYSILRNSKTRLVGPNCPGVITPRAKQKLGIMPGFIHSPGSVGIVSRSGTLTYESVAQITKQGLGQSTCIGIGGDPVPGMNHTEAIKLLNEDPETKGIVMIGEIGGTSEEEAAEYIKNHVKKPVVGFIAGQTAPPGKRMGHAGAIISGGLGTATSKMKAMQEAGIQVCQSIAEVGEKMKKALG
- the sucC gene encoding ADP-forming succinate--CoA ligase subunit beta; protein product: MKIHEYQAKEILRRHKANVPFGVVIDNKENGSKAHDEVTYATEGSVVVVKAQIHAGGRGKGGGVKVTKTKDDALAAIDKILGMQLITPQTGPEGKKVLKVYLEQGIDIAKEYYLSILLDRSIRKTIIMASTEGGMEIEEVAETHPEKILKIAVDPGIGLQLNQARQLAFELGLPIESHKSFQSLLFAIYEAYIKEDASLLEINPLILTKQNEIIAGDCKIDLDENALYRHPDNAAFRDITEEDPLEVQASEFNLNYVKLDGNIGCMVNGAGLAMATMDIVKLAGAEPANFLDVGGGASKTTVTNGFKIILGDPNVKGIFVNIFGGIVRCDMVAEGIIEAAKAVDLKVPLVVRLQGTNSELGREVLNKSGLKITGVDDLREAASTIAKLIQ
- the pyrB gene encoding aspartate carbamoyltransferase, producing MSYNHKNVLDTEQFSKADLDFLIGKTRDMERLVEQNKAFGILTGKLLASLFFEASTRTRLSFEAAMERLGGRVISTVGFQFSSISKGETLYDTMKMIEAYADIAVIRHPVEGSSRIAAGAVKIPVINAGDGAGQHPTQAILDLYTIISEKGTLDGLTVAFIGDLKYGRTIHSLINLLRHYKVRLYLISPPELALPDSYKKGLEGYPLTLEETTDIKAVWDCDVAYVTRIQEERFPDHKEYERLKDLFKINKELILASKKETTILHPLPRVNELSTDVDDLPNAAYFRQARYGVVSRMALLCLSLGQDF
- the ruvA gene encoding Holliday junction branch migration protein RuvA translates to MISGLNGILKKLEVGFAHIETGGVTYEVTISFKTYLELKSLPSSKDVRLHIFHAMSERGQRLFGFLNEQDKEFFKVIKGLQGIGELTALKILSFFSAEDLYRIAQSGEAKELEKIPKVKGKTSEKIFFEVKQNLKKLELFLSGTTKELSISLSASAPTPEEAAVARKREIAILGLVQLGFEEKSASKEVDKVLKNSPETDPGEIIREILKSL
- a CDS encoding TolC family protein, producing MEHKGLNLKQRILKIQDWSRILLGTFVLLSSSLYAEGTATNTTLRLSTEETVKRALESNYSLQNLRYELAKSDTNFLKNDSKYSWRLVADGRASQNILPFNQANLLSGTKISDDTIKGGIEKTLQTTGTYFKVEAGSRRFDSNAFENAATTPAGFSALGIPPLYTGFVRATISQDLLKNAFGYKGRNEVKILESQAEIAKNQVSQQISSVIVDSLVDFWDYSIKTQAVKTYKQLVENTKNIRNLTVRKQGLGLSESFEVNQWNALLAQAENQLETAQVQKEEAKRKLVRSLKIPDGTTLSEETNLLEEIVDKPEYTKDLEYAYKHRADFLNALKQKEIAEAALKNANNDRLPTLTISGTGASQAQNIVSPQENYTDSNHGITTAKYKEWTGQMNFVYPIMDKGIYAGVRDANIGMRQATLREEELKNEVRDDVKTRIEALEASHRIYKNNIITERETENYYNGVLRSFRQGRADAVSVKNALDTHVQDQLRLTQARVNFNIDLLRYYLAKNALLERFQVDRDKLLPHLD
- a CDS encoding DUF4256 domain-containing protein; this encodes MIRTLKDRFEKNGKRHRGILWADVQKRLEANSKKLWSLREMERTGGEPDVIDFDKKTGEYIFYDCAAESPKGRRSVCYDREALNSRKEYKPADSAIDMASSMGIELLNEQQYRELQALGEFDTKTSSWVQTPPSIRKLGGALFCDRRYDTVFLYHNGAESYYAARGFRGLLRI
- a CDS encoding DUF2203 domain-containing protein gives rise to the protein MERKLWTYEEARKILPVIREITEEYYSHVSELTVQLREQILPENEMEKKEEDVRISIFEWSSKIQEYGIEVKGLWLIDFDNGHGYYCWHLGEEDLLYEHGYEEGFAGRKLIDKDMEDGEHQ